The region TCGCCACCCATCCGGCCAGCACCACCCACCGCCAGTTAAACGACGAAGAACTCACCGCCGCCGGTGTCGGCGCCGACATGGTGCGTTTGAGCGTGGGCATTGAACACATCGACGATTTGCTGGCCGATTTGTCGCAAGCTTTGGAAGCGGCGAAGTAATGCTTTGAATGGGTTTGAATAAACCGTCAGGCCGTCTGAAACCATATGGTTTCAGACGGCCTTTCTATCGTGGATTCACTATATATCCAAACCTTATTGCGCTTTGCGCTTGTCCCGCCACGCAAACAGGTTGCCCAATACCGTGCCGGATACCGAGTGCCACACGCAGGCGACGGCGGTGACAACGGCGGATTCGGCGTTGGTCGGGAAGAATTTCGCGCTCAAGCCCGTGGCCAAACCGGCGTTTTGTACGCCCACTTCGATCGCCAGCGTGCGTTTTTTCGCCGTGTTCATACCGAACAATGCGCCCGAGTAAAAGCCCAATATATAGCCGATAATGTTGTGCGCCGCAATCGCCAATACCATCACAAACGCCGATTCCATAAAGCGGTGGCCGTGTACCGCCGCCACGCCGCCGACAATACAGGCAAATGCCAAAACCGCTACGCCGGGCATAATGGCGCGTACTTCGGCAAACCAGGCTTGCCGTTCAAACAACATATTGCATACCGAACCGATCACCACCGGCAGCAGCGTTACCAGCAGCATGAATTTAAACATTGCCCAGCCGTCCATTTCTACGGTTTGTCCGACCAAATACATCATCCACAAAGGGGTCATCACCGGTGCCAAAACAGTAGAAACGGTGGTCATGCCGACTGAAAACGCCACGTCGCCTTTAGCCAAAAACGCCATAATGTTGGAAGACACGCCGCCGGGACAAGCACCGACCAACACCAAGCCCAAAGTCAGGCCGGGCGACAGATTGAAGGCTTTGGCAATGCCAATGGCGGCCAGCGGCATAATGGTATATTGCGCGATTGAGCCGACAAAAATATCAAACGGGCGTTGCGCCAAAATACGGTAATCGTCCTTACCCAAAGTCATGCCCATGCCCAGCATGATGATGCCCAACACTAAAATCTGTGTGTCGCCTTTTACCCAAGCAAAGGTGGCCGGTTCGATAAAAGCGGCGATAGAAGCTAAAATAATCACGGGCGCAGTAAATCGCGTCAGTTGGTGGCTGATGGCAGCAAAAATCGACATCTTGTTATCCTTATATAGAAATATAGAAAAATCGGTAAGGTGTTTTTAACAGATTTTTACTGCAGTTAGCAAATCCGTTACCGCAAAATATGCGGCAATTTATCAGATAAGTGCACATAATCTACTGTTTATTAAAATAATATTTCATCAATATACCAACAAAATAAGGCCGTCTGAAACATAATGGTTCAGACGGCCTTACAATTGGCGTTTACAGGCTAATTTTTCAGACGGCCTGATAAATTTTACAGAAAGCTATAGTAGAATGTAGTCCATTAATTATTGGTAATGCATAAGCATACCGCAACTGAAAAGGAGTGTTTTATGAAAACCATCACCGCCGCCGCATTGGCCGCTTCGATTACTCTGCTGGCTGCCTGCGCCCAAAGCGGCAACAGCCACGACAGCCACAACCACCATCATCACGGTGATGGCCGCCACCATCACCATGCCGATATGAGCCAACCGATGACCTTTGAATGCGACAACGGCATGACGGTAAACGTTAAAAACATCGGCCAAGACAAGGTGAAACTCACCGTAGAAAACCGCAGCGCCGTGTTGACCCGAGCTTCCGCCGCTTCCGGCGTACTCTACGCCGGTAACACCGGTCTGTGGGGAATGGGCGCGGAATGGCACCAAAAAGGCAGCGAAGCCCACTTTGAATATACCGGTCCGGACGGTGCCAAAGGCGCAACAGCCTGCTATTACGGCAAATGATTTCAGCGTTTGAATAACGTGTCATCATCATAAAAACACGTTTTCCTAAAAGCCAAAGGCCGTCTGAATCACGTTCGGACGGCCTTTGCCATGGTCTAACCATCAATCTTTATCATTACCGGCCACATCATTGACCACATCTTCCACGAACTGCTCCACCGGATTAATGCCCGACTGCTCGCGAACGATTTGACGTTGCTCATCGGTCAGCGGCTCATATACTTCCGTCGCCGATTCTTCACGTTTGCGGTCTTGTTCGTCAAAACTCTCGTAAGG is a window of Neisseria yangbaofengii DNA encoding:
- a CDS encoding bile acid:sodium symporter family protein, with the translated sequence MSIFAAISHQLTRFTAPVIILASIAAFIEPATFAWVKGDTQILVLGIIMLGMGMTLGKDDYRILAQRPFDIFVGSIAQYTIMPLAAIGIAKAFNLSPGLTLGLVLVGACPGGVSSNIMAFLAKGDVAFSVGMTTVSTVLAPVMTPLWMMYLVGQTVEMDGWAMFKFMLLVTLLPVVIGSVCNMLFERQAWFAEVRAIMPGVAVLAFACIVGGVAAVHGHRFMESAFVMVLAIAAHNIIGYILGFYSGALFGMNTAKKRTLAIEVGVQNAGLATGLSAKFFPTNAESAVVTAVACVWHSVSGTVLGNLFAWRDKRKAQ
- a CDS encoding MliC family protein, whose translation is MKTITAAALAASITLLAACAQSGNSHDSHNHHHHGDGRHHHHADMSQPMTFECDNGMTVNVKNIGQDKVKLTVENRSAVLTRASAASGVLYAGNTGLWGMGAEWHQKGSEAHFEYTGPDGAKGATACYYGK
- a CDS encoding GTP cyclohydrolase I FolE2, giving the protein MGIFKDDEVDLSKVKPQPYESFDEQDRKREESATEVYEPLTDEQRQIVREQSGINPVEQFVEDVVNDVAGNDKD